The genomic window ACTCGATCATCTGACCTCACCCTCCGCCGCGCACGCTACGGGAGGGCTGTTGCATCTGCGTTGCACCGGGTCCAGCCACCTGCCAGGCGTCCTCTGTCACGAGAATCCGCAGGTCAACGGGCGGGGAGGGGCCACCTGGTTCGGCGGGGTGCGGTGTCGCTGACGAGTGCCACCAAGGGGTGGGCGGCAGGGGTGCAACCCCGGTGCAAACCGTGCCCCGGATGGTGATGGAACGCACCACCGCTACCGAAGGAGCACTGACATGAACACGAAGCCAGCCACCAAGACCGCGGGACGCATGACCGTCCATGGCGCCACGATACTCTCGCGTCTGCCGTTGAGAGCCTCGCTTGTCGCGATGCTCGCCGCGGGATGCGTCAGTGGTGGATACGAGGTCGCCCCTGACGGGCCCCCGTTCAGGTTATCCGGCTCAGCAGCTGCAGTCACCGAGGACGCCGAGGATGACACCGGTCGCTACCTCCAGCCCATGCGTCCCATGACGTGGGAGCAGTCCGAGGACCACCGCCGGCAGCTGCGGCACGCCGAGGCACTCCGGGACCGCGAGGCCACCGATGAGGCTAACCAGCCGCAGGCGATGACGTGGGCAGAGTCGGAGGACCACCGCCGCCTGCTGCAGCACGCCCAGGTGCTGCGCCAGCGCGAGCGGGCGACCACCGAGGCCGGCGACCAGCCGCAGGCGATGACGTGGGAGCAGTCGGAGGACCACCGCCGACTTGTGCAGCACGCGCAGCGTCAAGAACACCAGGCAAACGAGAGTTCCGTGAGGTAGCCGCCGCCAGGGTGCTGGACCGCGTCAGCGATCAGTCTGGCGGCGGTCGCCGGGCTCACGCTGCGCTCCGGCTCGAAAGGCTGCCCCCGGTCCTCGCGGACCTGCCTCAGGAGCTCGGTGGCCACCGCTCCTGGGAACACGGACGTCACCCTGAGTCCCTGGTCACACTCCTCGGCACGCAACGAGTTGGCCAGGTGTTCCAAGGCAGCCTTGCTGCCCAGGTAGCCCGACCATCCCGGCACTCCGCTCATCCCCCTGGAGCTGTGGATGAAGACCACGTGGCCGCGCGCTCGCCTCAGCGCACGCAACAGCGAGGCAGTGAGCACCGTCGCCGACGTCAGGTTCACCGACAGGATGTCCGCCACCGACTCCGCGGAGGTGTCTTCCACGCTCGTCAGCGGGGCCACCCCGGCATTGTGGACGAGGACGTCGACCTGCTCGAGCTCCGCGAGCGCACGTGGCACGGTCCTGTCCCTCTGGTCCCAGTGCACGAAGGCACCGCGGTCTGGGGGGAGGACGTCGGTCAGTGACGCGGGACTGCGGCCCACCGCCACGACCCAGTACCCACGCTCGATGAGCTCCGTCACGAGGGCACGACCGATCCCTCCCGTCGCCCCTGTCACCACCGCCACTGCGCTGTTTCCCGACACAACCACGAGTCTCACACGGCATCGCATCACCCTGCGTCGGCACTATCCGGGCAACCCGGCCTCCATCCAGCGGCGGAAGACGTCGATCTCGGCCGGAGACCAGGAGCGGTCGCACGGCATCGAGCCGTCCTCCACGCGTGCCAGGATGGCGTCTGCGTGGCGTCGCACGTCCTCGAAGGACCACAGGTCGAAGGCGAAGAGCATCGTCGACCGGTCCATCTCCCGGAACAGGCTCCGCACGTCCGCGAAGGTGACCGGCTCACCCGGTGCGGGCAGCTGCGCGGCGGGAGCGTCGACATACGCCACCTCGGCCTCGGCGCTGCCTGAGTGAGGAGCGACGTCGCACGGCCAGCCCCAGCGCGGCACGGCCCGGTCCTCAGCCGGGCCGGACTCGCTCTGGGCGGCCTCGAGCGCCAGGCGCGACTCCCACTCCAGGTAGGACACGAAGGCGGACCGGAACGCCGCGTCCGCCGGCAGGACCGCCTCGTCCGCCGCAGCCACCAGGGCGGCGACCCAGCGGGCACGCTGCTCCTCGGTGACCACGTTGGCCAGGTGCGTGCCGGCGTCGTCGAACGTCTCGGTGTAGAGCTCAGGGCCGCCGAAGACCTCGCTGAGCCACGACGCGAGACGCACCGGCAGCTTGGGTGGCATCTGCGCAAACAACGGCGCCAGGACGGGGTCCTGCGGGACGTGCTTCTCCCAGAAGAAGGTCGAGGTGCGCAGGAGCGCCGGATAGCCACCGGCCCACTCGAAGAGCGACGGGGACGGGGGAGCCGCGGGGTCGGTGAAGTTGGCATACCAGTGCATGCCGGAGCAGAACGGCTTGTTCTGGGAGTGGCCGCAGCGGCACAGCGCATAGTGCTCCAGCGAGGCACCCCGCAGCCGGGCCACCGGCTCGCCGGCATCGTCGAGGAGCGGCACGGACCCGACGACGACATAGGGGCCGTCGCGGGTGACCCGCACCTGGGCCTTCCGGTCCTGGTCGACGATCTCGCGATCCTCGTGCACCGGACCCCGCAGGCTCAGGCTGAGGGCCCCGGAGGGACAGCTGCGCACCACGCGGATGATGTCGTCGACCCGGCCCCCGCTCGGTGTGACGAACGGCTGACCGCTGCTGGAGGTGTGGAAGACCCCTGGCAGGGTGTCCGTGCAGACGCCGGAGTGGGCGCAGATGCCCCGGTTGTCCAGGACCGTGATGCCCACCCCGACGTAGACGTCGCGGCGGTCGGCCACCCGCCCCGGGTGCAGCTCGTCGGTGAAGCCGCAGCTGTCGTGGGCGCCATCGCACCACGGCTGGTCCTGTGATCGACCGCACCGGCAGAGCGCCGCCAGGGGCGGGGTCTCGACCGGCACACCGAGGTGGTCGACGATCGCGGCGCCGTGGATCAGGTAGGGGCCGTTGTGCGCGACCCGGATCGCGGCGCGGCGCAACCCCTGGGCGCGGCGCAGCTCGTCCACCCGGTCCTCGATGTCGTCCGGTCCCGCGCCGCGGGAGCGACGCACCCGCAGGTCCAGGTCGAGCAGGCCGGCGGCAGCCTCGAGCAGGGCCGGTGGTGCAGTCTGCGTGCCCAGCTCGCCGACGGTGGCGCTCACCGACTCGGTCAGCGCAGAGAGGGACTCGTGCCACCCGTCCGTGGGTTCTGCCGGTA from Ornithinimicrobium cryptoxanthini includes these protein-coding regions:
- a CDS encoding SDR family NAD(P)-dependent oxidoreductase; protein product: MSGNSAVAVVTGATGGIGRALVTELIERGYWVVAVGRSPASLTDVLPPDRGAFVHWDQRDRTVPRALAELEQVDVLVHNAGVAPLTSVEDTSAESVADILSVNLTSATVLTASLLRALRRARGHVVFIHSSRGMSGVPGWSGYLGSKAALEHLANSLRAEECDQGLRVTSVFPGAVATELLRQVREDRGQPFEPERSVSPATAARLIADAVQHPGGGYLTELSFAWCS
- a CDS encoding CDGSH iron-sulfur domain-containing protein, encoding MNPPLPGATAAQLQSAIAQIQELRGAWPEGATALADRVLRPLGTLLGLEHRPTDSREATGAVAIPAEPTDGWHESLSALTESVSATVGELGTQTAPPALLEAAAGLLDLDLRVRRSRGAGPDDIEDRVDELRRAQGLRRAAIRVAHNGPYLIHGAAIVDHLGVPVETPPLAALCRCGRSQDQPWCDGAHDSCGFTDELHPGRVADRRDVYVGVGITVLDNRGICAHSGVCTDTLPGVFHTSSSGQPFVTPSGGRVDDIIRVVRSCPSGALSLSLRGPVHEDREIVDQDRKAQVRVTRDGPYVVVGSVPLLDDAGEPVARLRGASLEHYALCRCGHSQNKPFCSGMHWYANFTDPAAPPSPSLFEWAGGYPALLRTSTFFWEKHVPQDPVLAPLFAQMPPKLPVRLASWLSEVFGGPELYTETFDDAGTHLANVVTEEQRARWVAALVAAADEAVLPADAAFRSAFVSYLEWESRLALEAAQSESGPAEDRAVPRWGWPCDVAPHSGSAEAEVAYVDAPAAQLPAPGEPVTFADVRSLFREMDRSTMLFAFDLWSFEDVRRHADAILARVEDGSMPCDRSWSPAEIDVFRRWMEAGLPG